The following coding sequences are from one Candidatus Binataceae bacterium window:
- a CDS encoding MMPL family transporter: protein MASAGERTAHFLIRHRWGYIILCALLTAFFAYGSTRMEFRTYFSDLLPKNSSIIDTFKQYAQFSAPLNVQILAKVKDGTIYTPDTLARIWRLTREIDLIPNIDHVTITSIASSKVRVTRATPEGAESFPVMPDLPPKTEAGALDVRNKARVAQGVMGILVSPDEKATLITAGFHEKGIDYNLIFNRVHEMLAKEAAPNIEYYPAGRVMLIGWVYHYGTQAAWIFLLSFALITVAHIDYMRSFAGAATPLIACLLSTIWGVGAGGWMGLNLEPLTLVVPVLLMARALSHSLQMTRRYYEILYEVHDKVDAAGKALSSMFAPACLGIMCDVAGLYMICLAPIPIIQKLGVLCGTWSLLLIPGVVMLTPCLLAVLPPPKDVSVFITHEVHSVSTHTIEPIQAAVAKLVAPGWRVGTLVVLLIAGVGVLYLSSQRQVGNVATGSPLLWPNNEFNIAEGQINKNLAGTVTLNVVWEGKVPHALKYPESFIAMQQFQRNIEAMRGAQATLSIADYLPQTNRLLRGGNPGWLPVDLKERDVATDLFWTLTGHSLEDVAQLAKADMKSGDVILWYKDLRSSTVERAMEAVHKALASIQREPSKVFRIRLAAGSVALQYAMDQVVTEYNWRILVYLLATIFLMCVMTYYSAVAALMLLVPLAFAQFSTDAVMYLRGLGLDVNTLPVVAVGLGVGIDYGIYLVSRMCDEYQRVNDGDVQGAVIRAILTTGEATFFVAFTMIVGVLPWYFLSDLRFLADMGLMLALVMAFNCILAMIVLPIEAVFIKPKFLGRVKLMSH from the coding sequence ATGGCGTCCGCTGGAGAGCGCACCGCGCATTTTTTGATCCGTCACCGTTGGGGCTACATCATCCTGTGTGCTCTGTTGACCGCGTTCTTCGCCTACGGCAGCACGCGGATGGAGTTTCGGACTTACTTTTCCGACCTCCTGCCCAAAAACAGCTCGATCATCGACACCTTCAAGCAGTACGCTCAGTTCTCGGCCCCGCTCAACGTCCAGATTCTGGCCAAGGTCAAGGACGGCACCATCTATACACCGGACACCCTGGCCCGCATCTGGCGCCTGACCCGCGAGATCGACCTCATCCCCAATATCGACCACGTCACCATCACCTCGATCGCCTCGAGCAAGGTACGCGTAACGCGCGCGACGCCCGAGGGCGCCGAGTCGTTCCCAGTGATGCCCGACCTGCCGCCCAAAACCGAGGCGGGCGCGCTCGACGTGCGCAATAAGGCGCGCGTGGCGCAGGGGGTGATGGGCATCCTGGTGTCGCCCGACGAGAAGGCCACCCTGATAACCGCCGGCTTTCACGAGAAAGGCATCGACTACAACCTCATCTTTAACCGCGTACACGAGATGCTGGCCAAGGAGGCCGCGCCCAACATCGAGTACTACCCGGCGGGCCGGGTGATGCTGATCGGCTGGGTCTATCATTACGGCACCCAGGCGGCGTGGATCTTCTTGCTTTCCTTTGCGCTCATCACGGTCGCGCATATCGATTACATGCGCAGCTTCGCCGGCGCCGCGACTCCGCTTATCGCCTGCTTGCTCTCGACCATCTGGGGCGTCGGTGCGGGCGGCTGGATGGGGCTCAACCTCGAGCCGCTGACCCTGGTCGTGCCGGTGCTGCTGATGGCGCGCGCGCTCAGCCATTCGCTCCAGATGACGCGGCGCTATTACGAGATCCTCTACGAGGTCCACGACAAGGTCGACGCCGCGGGCAAAGCGCTGTCCTCGATGTTCGCGCCTGCCTGCCTCGGTATCATGTGTGACGTCGCCGGCCTTTACATGATTTGCCTGGCGCCGATTCCGATCATTCAGAAGCTTGGTGTGCTGTGCGGCACCTGGTCGCTGCTGCTAATCCCGGGAGTAGTAATGCTCACTCCCTGCCTGCTGGCAGTGCTGCCGCCGCCTAAGGACGTGAGTGTGTTCATCACGCACGAAGTGCATTCGGTCAGTACGCACACCATCGAGCCAATCCAAGCCGCGGTGGCCAAGCTGGTGGCGCCGGGCTGGCGGGTGGGGACGCTGGTCGTCCTGCTGATAGCTGGAGTTGGGGTGCTGTACCTGTCCTCGCAGCGCCAGGTGGGCAACGTCGCCACCGGCAGCCCGCTGTTGTGGCCCAACAATGAGTTCAATATTGCCGAGGGGCAGATCAACAAGAACCTGGCCGGCACGGTGACGCTCAACGTCGTGTGGGAGGGCAAGGTCCCGCACGCGCTGAAGTACCCCGAAAGCTTCATCGCGATGCAGCAGTTCCAGCGCAATATCGAGGCGATGCGGGGCGCGCAGGCAACCCTTTCCATCGCCGACTATCTGCCGCAGACCAACCGTCTGCTGCGCGGCGGCAATCCAGGGTGGTTGCCGGTCGATCTCAAAGAGCGCGACGTGGCCACCGACCTCTTCTGGACGCTCACCGGGCACAGCCTGGAGGACGTCGCGCAGCTGGCCAAGGCCGACATGAAGAGCGGCGACGTTATCCTGTGGTACAAGGACCTGCGCAGCTCGACGGTCGAGAGAGCGATGGAGGCGGTGCATAAGGCGCTCGCCTCGATCCAGCGCGAGCCTTCCAAGGTCTTCCGCATTCGGCTGGCCGCGGGTTCGGTTGCGCTTCAGTACGCGATGGACCAGGTGGTGACCGAGTACAACTGGCGCATCCTGGTTTACCTGCTCGCCACCATCTTCCTGATGTGCGTGATGACTTACTACTCGGCAGTGGCCGCGCTGATGCTACTGGTGCCGCTGGCCTTTGCGCAGTTCTCGACCGACGCGGTGATGTATCTGCGCGGCCTGGGACTCGACGTCAATACGCTGCCGGTGGTAGCGGTCGGGCTGGGCGTGGGTATCGACTACGGCATCTACCTGGTCAGCCGGATGTGCGACGAGTATCAGCGGGTGAACGACGGCGACGTGCAGGGCGCGGTGATCCGCGCGATCCTGACCACTGGCGAAGCGACCTTCTTCGTGGCCTTCACTATGATCGTCGGCGTGCTGCCGTGGTATTTTCTCTCCGACCTGCGCTTCCTCGCCGACATGGGACTGATGCTGGCGCTGGTGATGGCATTCAACTGCATACTGGCGATGATCGTGCTGCCGATCGAGGCGGTGTTCATAAAGCCCAAATTCCTGGGCAGGGTGAAGCTCATGAGCCATTGA